ACATGAATCCAACAACCTTGCCTGATGTTTTTGTCAatacagaaaatgtgaaaaatttaaacacacacaacttAATGCAACAAAGTCAACACTAAGCCCACAGGGTAGGGAGAGAATCAGCTTAATAAAGGAAATTATTGTGGCCCCCATCTGCTCACAGCTGTGCACTGGGTGTGTGCAGTTAGGTACACGTGTATGCCTGAAAATAAATcataacacaaacactgactgtTACAGTAGGCTCACCTTCTAAAGTTTCTGGGTTTTCCTCCATGTAATGCACCGCCTTGATTAGCCAGTCATTCTTAAgtgctgcaaaaacacatttatactcATAAATATCAGCATGTTGACTCCTTCAGACTTAAACTGGAACAAAGATACCTCGTTTGGCTTCCAGCAGAGGCCTGCAGTACACTGaaacacaggagagaaaaatattctgtttgtttgtcctaaggaaaaaaaaaaaagcagaataatgtttgatttttaccATCTTTCAGGTTTTCAGCACACACAAGAGCTACAAAGAGTAGATGCAGCATTTTGTGTCAGATCAGGACACAAGTGAGGCTTCCAGCTCCTCCACCTCGTTAATCATATTAAAATCAGCTGTGAGCTGCTGCTTCCTCCTTCACTCCTGTGAAGCTCATGTTTGCTCAGATCTCtgttctccacctgctcccaTAAATCACAGTTCCTTAAATAAAAGTGTAAGTATACATACAACATTCAAAGGAAAcaatacactgaaaaaaaatcccaaaattaTGACACTAAAACATTGCCATAACCAtaacacttaaataaataaaataaaatattgttttttttttatatgtttcgGCTTCTTAACTGTGAAGACCAAAATTATTATAgtgtctttatcttacaatataaagcactttgaggctgtttggtgctatataaataaatttgaatggaCTTGAATTGATTTGACTTGCTGCCTTTCCCTTCATTCATTGAATTGCGTGCTAAACAAGCAGTATGAAAACTTTGGGGATAATTCACTGTTTTCCCCCAAACTGCATTTGGCAGccttacttttttcttcttcttctttttttttttttttttttttacagattattGCATCCGAAAGTTATGGAGCACTTATAAAATATGGTGGTATCAGCGGTAAATACAACCTTAGCAAAATtgcttatttgttgtttttgctgttgttccggccgctccctttagggggcgccacagcggatcatctgcctccatctcaccgtatctcagcatcctcctctgtcacactagctttctgcatgtcctccttcactgcatccatgaatcttctctgaggtcttcctcgtTTCCTCCTGTCTgccagctccatattcaacatcctttgtccaggatatccaccatccctcctctgcacatgcacAAACTATCCCAGCTTTTCCTCTCTTTGCAGGTATTTTGATATTATCTGGTAACTTTGGTAGTAAAAGTACAAAAGTACTAGCTATGGTCATGATGTTCTGACAGTAACAGAAAAACTACAAATAAGGAataagtgtgtatatattgtaaaTGAGAAAGGTGATTATGTAACGATTATGtatttaaccctttaaaaaaaCTCCTGTCAGGAAGAAATTGGAGGTATTTTCTCATTTAACTCTTAACAAAATCTAAATATGAACGCTATAttggctgcatccatcttttatgaaATAAATCCGGCAAAATCCAGAGCCAAAGTTGTGTGAGGTGTGAAGTACGCAGAAGAAGTAGTGGAACACACAGAATATGTACATACCATATACAAAGGTTATATTCTGTGGGAAGAGTCTGTCTGACACCAGGATAGTGCTGAAGAAAATCATCAGGGAATAAGACTGGGAAGTATTTCTCCTGAGATACAAGTATGCGCATGTGCAATAACTACTCCAGACCACATGGTGGCAGACATGTACCTTATGGGCACACAGTTCGCCATCCTCACAATAATAAGAAGAAGTATTTccggttaaaaaaaatacaaacacatggGATAAAGATTTCTGAAGGTAACGctgcatttctttcttcttttccttttttaacgATACTCTTAGTGTTGAacacaggggaaaaaagcagGAGGCGGCAGtagaaatttatttttatgttttttaatgtattttaatgtatAACCTTCCAGTGTTTCAGctctcagctgctccagcaaAGGGACTCAGTCAGCGTTGTTTTTTCTGTTCGCTTTTTGTCGCTCACAGCTTCACGACTACACAACTACAGTGTCCGTGTGAAGCTGAAGCTTTGGCTCATTTGGACTGAGTTTAAACGAGGGCCTCAGGAAACCACACGTCCCCTCGGACACgctgtttttcatatttgtccTGACCTGCTATTTCACATTATAATTTAAGACAGTTTGGAAGCAGTTTTGTGCTTTGTACATTATCAGTGCAGTGTTCAGATCAGCTTAGTCATAAAACTGGAAGTGTGCAGTTTAACAAAAAGTCTGCTGGTTGGTTTCTAATaatccagtttgtttttcatttctgctgtgCGATATGATacagtttacttcctgttttgtttcctaCACGTGTGGAATGTATGGAACTATTAGGGAGCAACAGATTAAACTCATTGGTAAGTGTTAAACCCCAAAGTTTTCCTCTAAGGTCATTCTCTGTGCTTCAGTGTTGCAGTCATGACGAGGTGGGCGAGAGCTAACAacatccacaaacacaaaccagcCTCGGCCACTCCCTGGAGCCAGCTGAGAGCAGGACGACAGGCAGGAGGCAGAGGCGGCTCAGCTGGTGGTAAAGAAGACCCTCTGAGGAGGACACAGCCGAGTGGGTCTACTGTAAAGAAGCCCAACTCCAAGAAAAAGGAGTACGTCAACGAGGATGTGAACGGCTTCCTGGAGTATCTCCGGCAGAGCGGACAGCAGCTACCTGAAGGAGGTGGGGAAGGAGAGCAGGAGCTCAGGGAGGAGGTGCAAATGGCTCTGAAGAAAGACAAGAGAAGGGAGGACAGGAGGATAAAAAGACAGAGCGATAAGAAGAACAAAATGGTGagtgattttaaactgaatggCACAAGTTCCTGAAAGTCAGAGAAATGAATTTCAGGAAAAAATTTTTCCCAGCTCTGATGTTTAGAAGAGTCCCAACATCATCACGGCAGCCAGCAGGGCCTACACTTACCAAAGAGGTTATTCATAAACCTCTGTGTGATAAACACAACATTGTTCTGCACTTTAAACTCTGGAAAATGATAATCTCAACACCATCATTACTCTTTTACATttggaggaaagaaaaacaaaaaacgagtccacccaccactttaatcactttaatcagcagctacctaaactacTCACAGAGGTTCATTATCTCATTAGTATTGTCACGGCCTCTCGTTCAACACTATTGATTGATTTAATACAGAGACCAGAAAACACCTTTGGTATTTAAGGAAACACACTTTGCAATGAAGTTCCACAGGGCTCTGTGCTGAGATGAGTACTTTTCATgttatacatgcttcctttaggcaATATTGTAAGAATGCActgcatatatttttaatattaagcAGACTCACTTAGatttatctatgaagccagaAACTTACTCTGGATGGGATTAACTCAGCCTCCAACAGTACCGTGAGAAATGTTAGGGTCATTTCTGACCCGGATATGCCCTTCAAaatgcacattaaacaaatatgtaggactgcttttttgaatttgtacaatatttctaaaataagaaacatcctatctcagaatgatgctgaaaagctacttcacacatttattaattctaggctggactattgtaattcattacaatGCCCAGAAACATCCAGCTTTCTGAGTCAAGATCGGACTGTAATCCTGTGGGATCGGTGCAACCCAAACTGACTTATACATCCAAtgttttcaaaaacatttaGTTGAGCTCTGTTATTTTGTGCTGGTGAGCTATAAATGTCTCCCACCATAAATCTCACAGCAAATTCAGCTCAATATTTCATCAGTGCTCACAGCCTGCAGTAGCTCACACCCAGAGTCCAGAACAGAGGGCAGGAATGTGAGCTACTGCAGTCTGTGGGCATTTGTGGATCTTTGCAGGATTCAAGATGGGCTTGGTGccgtgtaaaagtcttgagccacccctcatttctttatattttgcttccaaggagccagactttgttgtattttttaaagtggccaagtggtcttgagcaagttctccaggtttctgaaGAACCAGTCAGTGCACATCAAATTAGGACGTTCACTGACGGGAACTTAGAAATTCTGCTTACCCCTGATGATGACTGTGATGCTCCCCTGACTCGTCGCTCATGTGTTCCTCTCCACAGTTGTGTTTTAACTGCAGGAAGCCCAGTCACGGGCTGGCAGACTGTCCAGAGGccgacagagacagagagatgggCCGAGGCATCTGCTTCCGCTGTGGCTCCACCGAACACGAAATCCAAAAGTGCAGAGCTAAAGTGGACCCTGCTCTGGGTGAGGAAAACACTGACATCTGGATGACTGTACTAGATCTGCCTGTATCGCTGCTGTAATCATGCCGTTTCTCTCAGGTGATTACCCATACGCAAAGTGCTTCACCTGTGGTCAGACTGGACACCTGTCACGTTCCTGCCCTGATAATCCCAAAGGCCTTTATGCACAAGGTACAAACCCAGATTTTCATGACATCGTGTCCTTAGTTAGTAATTTCACCCTTAGTGACACGGGATAGCTGATTCCAGGTCTGCAGTTTACCCTGAGTCTTTAAGCTGCAGTGCTGGGAGGTCTTTCATGTAACCTTGTTTTACTCTGAGTTAGTTTGAATCAGAAAACAGAGCTGCTGAGCGTCAGCAGTCAGAATtcaagtgtttgtgttcattacAGTATAGAAAGATTATTATGTCATCAGCACCTTCAGTGCAGCCCCTGCATCTTCCTGTGCATCAGATATTAACACGCCGTGCATCACATCTCTAAAGGAGACCTGTTGTACTCATTtctagttttatatttttattcttggaatCAGGAGGAGCTTTGCATGATTGTTAAAATAACcctttatgatgatgatgatgatgatgatgacagaacTCAGCTATATCTGTCACTTGTATTTTTAATGTGCTGAAACCTGAAATCCAGCTGttgatttatgtattttttgcaGGTGGTTGCTGTCATATTTGTGGCTCAGTGGAACATTTTCAGAAGGACTGTCCAGAGCACCAGACTGCAAGTGAGTCCCTTTGTAAACGGCTGCTTTCAGGATCCCTGCAGTGTCTTCTAGTTGGGATACCTCAGTATGCTGAAAATTATTGAGTTTTAGATTCACTTATGCGCAAGGTTGCTGCATCACATAGTGCCACAAATTTATGAGAAACCATCTTCGGCCTGTCGGGGGTCTGTAACAGAACTGGTTCTAGCCTTCAGTGCAGCAGAGGGTAGCTTGAAATAATGGGAAACAATCTGTGCAGCACATGGTctgttgtttcttttccttctttcctctgGTCCTTATTCTTTCCCTCTTCATGTACTTCCAGGTAATTCAGTGACAGTGGGCTGGCTGTCCAACAATATGAGCGCAGACCACGAGGAAGTGCACATTCCAGTAAAGAAAGCAAAACCCAAGCTGACTAAAGTGGTGATATTCTGATCAGAGAACTGATCATCATATTTCTCGGACCCACCTCACCTTCTGGACTCTAGTAAATGGGCAGATTACCCTCTAACAGGCAGTGAAGTCTTCATACATGTTCTTATTGTCACTGAATATAAACAATGAAGAGTTGctggttaaaataaaaacaatgagttggtgggttttgtttttttttaagtttatccaGGTCCAATTCAAAACCAAAAGCTTGATGAATATGTTAGTGTGACTctggggtgttgattcatttaaactaactgtcagaatgcttaaagcacaggtcgaggaggaggagtagcagcaatcttccactccagtttattaattaaactctgactcttagtcttgtccagcctaattggaaaattcaaaaaccttttttatttattattatctatcatccacctggtccttactcaaaGTTTTTATCTGGTTTACCTCACAGATGCATCTTTGTGTACAGttactttcagtactgctgatatttatttatctcagattgatctttctgaggtAACTTctgtagttacttcctccaaaacGTGTCGATTAGACCTGATTCCtacaaaactgctcaaagacgtcctaccattaattgatgtcaatcttaaaaataatcTGCCTTTATGAATTGGCTATGTACCaaagtaattaaaccattacttaaaaaatacttttatttaaaacatttatattaatgtaattgtaaaagtaaaatgtatattataatattttaattaaacaactACAAAACAGTTTATCAGTCtgttgtccaattacttttgagcctctgaaaaatgGGTCCTGTGGCTGTAAATCCCAAACAGCTGATGAAGTACTTTTGTTAAAGCCTTTGaattaaagtctgcacttcagtcactgcttgattgatttttttaaaaccttggtggtggtggtgtacagagggaAAATTACAAAAGCTGCCACTGTTTAAacctgtatataaatgatggcaGCAGCTACTGATGCCACCCATCGGCTGGTGAAACGCCTTTGTGAAAactcaagctgagcattttctCTGTTGCTGCATTTTGAAACTGAATGAGATGAAGCCTTAGTGGCTAACAGGGTGTTAGCCACTAAGGCTTCATCCTCCTTTCTCACCCAAAATGGGACCTCAGTGGGCTTCATGTAGCAAATATGACCACAAGCTTATCAAGAAAGGGTTTAGTGTTTATCCGTCTTGCTGAGCGGCAGCCCATTTTTGTGTCCTATAATTGCAAATTAGCAAACACTGGATTTTAAGGTCCAacatttctctttgtttctttttttaggtgGCATTTGGCTCTCAGATTAGGCTCTGAACTGTTTTTGCATGGCATTATGTTTGTAATACATTGGTGCCAAGTATCAGCAGTGCTCAGCATCACAAACATTCTGTATAGATTtccctgtagtgtgtttttctgtgtggatGTGGACTACAACTGGCTACATTGTTAGCACATCCGTGTGCAGCTGTGACTCTTGTAATGTGGAGGCACGACCACTTGGAGGCAGTACTGGGTCATTCTGAGCTTCTCTCCTGCAGCAGAatttagatgctgaaaatgttgAGATCATATCCAGTATGTGCATGTATCTGGCATTCACCCAAAGACATGGATACTCACTAAGCAGCAGGCCAGCctctaaaaaattttttaaaaatgatagaAATGCACTTTATGAACATGTCTGATTCTCACAGAGCTAAAATCTGCCACGGTGTAAACAACAAACATCGTTTCCTCTTTAAGGGACATTTCAGAGCTGCAAAATAAATCTCCCTCTCATGGGCATGAGGGAATAATGTGATAATACAGGAATGTGTTTGCACTTTTCACAGCGTAGCGGGGGGCTGATGTGACTGATCAATAAGAGTGTCAACACTCTGACTTGATTATAAGCTGAACCTCAAACATTAAACGCTGGCAGCTACAGAAAGAAGGCTGCAGCTCACAGACTCACAGGAAGCCTCAGAAACAACAGATCATTTTTTTGGAGTTCGCTCAAATGCTttatccagatttttttttttaagataaagaTTTGTGTGTTCAGTGCAATAGCAAAGATCTCTGTTTGTGTTAGAGGCATGACTTCCCCTGGAGAGCATGGAAAAAAGCTCTTACATCACTGATGATGCAAAAGCTTTCTTGGAAATCCAGTGCAGTCCTCAGCAGACAAGCCTGCTTTAGTTTAGGAGGAAAATAGTGGGAATAAATGCTGACCTGATGCAGTGCTGGTCATGAAAGAACCGTCTTCTGCTGCTTTAAGAGGTTCAGTGATGGTAAAAGACATTTCACTTCTAAGGTTACAGATCAGGACAcagaaaaataatataatattgaaTACATaaattaatacaatttaatGGCAGCTATGGTTGTGGTTAAACCCGGAGCTTGCACAGTTTGAGTTGTTATCTCTCTGGGGTGATTGCAGTCATCATAAATAATGGGTTTTATTGGCCGGGACTCCACGTGGTGTTTATGTTTCAGCTGTAACCTCTTGGATTAATAATCAAAGAAAAGTCTTGCAGAGGAAATGATGTAGcatgtatgtttgttttatatgctTGCATCTTAATGACAGtatgtttcactgttttcttaTATGTAGGACAGTTTCTGGAAACTTTACACAGTAAAGTTAAGGAGTGAGTGGGGGAGAGTGGCTCCCCTCAGAAGAGGCCCCCCGTGCCTGGTCTCCACACAGCTGGATTCATTCTCATGGAGTCGAAGTCAAACTGCAGCCAGACAGCTGCTGCACGCTGCCAGCTCGCAGCCCACAGAGGCAGATTATACAACTTACCAAAAAGTTTTCATCCACAGGAGAGTGCACCACATAACAAAAGCACAGAGGCTTCATTCTCCTACGTCTCCTGGTTCCAATTTCAGAGAAGCTGAAAGGGGGTCTTTCCTCCAACTATTGTTTTTATGACGTTAGATTGCCCAACATCTCGCCTCAGTCCTGTCCTCCTCTGAGTTTTTACTATACGTGCATATAGAAATCTTCAGATAATGGTGGTCATATCACTATCATGATCCATTATTACAATAACAGTAACATGGCTCTAGCATGAATGTTACAAACATGCAGAGacatttctgtctctgtcttatGGCTATACTGTGTCTCTTTTCAgctgttctctgtgtttttgtttgttttaattaacattttaagTCATTTTGTGCCGCTTTTTAATCACTTTGCACCCTTTTGCACAGGTTTGAGTCAGTGGTTCTTTTGTGTTgcttacatttttaaagtaaCTAATTAACCCTCAAGCAgttttataaataattaaattcaggtcaattttatttaaatcacaccaaattacaacagtcacctcacgACACTGTATTGTACAGTATATACCCTACAATAAGTGCGCATaaaatttgtgttatttttttaagatggttaaaaaaaatgtgctggaACTTAGAGCACTTTTCTACCTCAACTGAAcactcaaaacactttttaCTAAAAgccgcacgcacgcacgcacacacacacacacacacacacacacactgagtcatGTATTTCCGGTGTGTAGGTTCGGACAATGATAGTGACCTTGATCTTGTTGAATGTCCACTTAGAAAAGCTTCTTCCTAGAGAAGCTGAGAGTTTCAGAGGTGACGATGTGGTGGGGTTCAGAATTCTGTGAAAGACTGTGTGGACAAATAAACAATTTGGCATGTGCAATTCAGCATATGGCATGTGCAGTCTGCACAGGTAGAGCTCACATTCTGGTAGGAACATGGATATCTATCAGAGCCTGTCTAtattcaattcaactcaattttatttatatagcaccaaatcacaacaaacagtcacctcaaggcactttgtattgtaggtaaagaccctacaataatacacagAAAATCCAAGAGCCaaatgacaccccccccccccaatattgaggaaggaaaaactcccttttaaggGAGAACCCTTCAGCAgtgaggggcagtcatctgctgtgaccggttaaGGGTGAGGTGAAGGAAACGGGACAAAAgacgctgtggaagagagccagagattaataataactaatgattaaatgcagagtgaagtataaacaaagtaaataagatgaatgaaaagaaacagtgcattacgggaacccccagcagcctaggcctatagcagcataactaagggagggttcagggtcacctgatccagccctaactataagcttgatcataaaggaaagttttaagtctaatcttaaaaacagagagggtgtctgtctcctgaatccaagctgggagctggttccacagaagaggggcctgaaagctgaaggctctgcctcccattttactACCATACCAATTTATTTGTAAAGCaccttaaaaacaacaacaaggccaaagtgctgtacaacacATCAATCACAGCAACATGCACAGACATAGGACAGAACAATATAAAAAGACACACCAATAACGAACATggtattaaaaattaaaatacgtAAAGtatcaaaaagttttaaaaaataaggaactacaaaacagaaaattaatttaACACCACAGTCACAGTCTCACACTGGGTCGAAGGCCAGGGAGTAAAAATGTCCCTTTAagtgagatttaaaaacagcaagtgatTGAACTTTACATATAATGGCAACTCGTTCCATAATTTTGGAGCCGCAATTGCAAAAGCTCGATCTCCTCTGAGTTTGCGTTGCAACTTTGGAACACACAGCAgcatctggtctgctgacctacATGTAAGGGAACGAGATGGAGCAGCagtacagacagatacaaaggggCATGACCCTTTAAGgatttcaaaacaaacaaaagaattttaaactggattcgAAATTGAActggaagccaatgaagagaagccaagatTGGGGTGATGTGCTCCTACTTTAATGTCGGGTCCATTTTCACACCTGAATTTGTGATAATGGCCCTCTCATATGGggccagaatagaatttaaaatccttctcctcacctacaaggtcttgaataatcaggccccatcttatctcaaagacctcatagtaccatatcacccccaacagagcacttgtctctcagactgctggcttacttgtggttcctagaatacttaagagtagaatgggaggcagagccttcagctttcaggcgcctcttctgtggaaccagctcccagcttggattcaggagacagacaccctctctatttttaagattaggcttaaaactttcctttatgatcaagcttatagttagggctggatcaggtgaccctgaaccctcccttagttatgctgctataggcctagtctgctggggggttcacttgatgcactgtttcttttcattcaccttatttactttgtttatactccactctgcatttaatcattaattgttattaatctctgtctccctcctctcagtccagccggtcacggcagatgaccccccctccctgagcctgattctgctggaggtttcttcctgttaaagggagtttttccttcccactgtcaccaagtgctgctcatagggggtcgtttgacttttgggttttctctgtatcattgtagggtctttacccacaaggcgagtgtttgttgtgatttggcgctatacaaataaaattgaattgaatcgaatcATGTTGTGGGGTGGTGTTGCTGCAGGAGGGACTGGTGCACTTCACAAAATAGATGGCATAATGAGGAAAGAACATTTTGTGGCAATACTGAAGACATCAGCCAGGAAGTTAAAGCTTGGGCGGAAATGGGACTTCCAAATggacaatgacccaaagcaatGGTGCCAATAGTAATGTATGCATGTAAACCTTTGACTTTGCAGAAAGTAAAAATGCCTTAAATTCTCACTGGCATTATTCTGGCATTTggcaaatataaataattttccatccatccattctcttccacttatctggggccgggtcgtggtggcaggagcctaagcaaagaagctcaggcttccctctccccagccacctcctccagctcatccggagggacccccaaggcattcccaggccagccaagagatataatctccccagcgtgtcctgggtctaccacggggcctcctcccagtgggacatgcctggaacacctcacctaagaggcacCCTGAAGGCATCCTAATGTCACGGCTGGGTgctggcaaggcagggaggaccccagtgcaggacacgacGAGAGCAAGGTTTAAGTGAAGATTTATTAGTAGCGCTCCACAATACACTCCAAACATGAAACTAGAAACTTGAAAACGTGAAACcagaagacaaaacacacagcaaaaaactgaCGTGGACCCAAACcctgaactaaacaacactgagacttaaatacacaaaggaaacgaggggtgagaggaaacaactgggaacaacaggtgaaatgaatgagactaatgacaaaggggaagcaaaactaaacacaaagcacaaggaacacgatactgtcaaaataaaacaggaactgactaaacataacagatactaacctaaacacagaaaacttaacaaaggcaacattacaaaacgaaacaaaggaaaccaaaccgcacactcaaacaacaaacagacaccaaaagaaacaccaagaaaacaacctgaaaagtacaacaaaagaaagctacacaaaagaactcaaaacgctgggccaccggcccaggaccatgacatcctaatcagatgcccgagcgcagcccgaagaggttacatgggcccgccctcctgtaggatcaccacccgcaggaggcatcgtaggggtcggttgcagtgtgtgtcgggcggtgacCAAGGGCGGAGACGCTGGCAGACCGATCcacggctatcgagactggctattgggacataaataaatctgttaatCCTAACTGACCTAAAACAGGAAAAGTTTATTCTGATTTCATGTCAGACAGTGAGAAAAACATGTATATGAGTCTTTTTATATAGTGCATGTAACCTTCTGGTTTCAACTGTATAAGGACAGGTTTATTTAAAGGGAGGGACTAGAAGCAGTTGCTGAGCTGAGGTGGCACAACTCTGAAACTATTTAGCAGCGAGAAGTCAGCAGTAACAGAAACTTcctataaaagaaaaatatggccTACAGATACATTCGGCTTGGTAagtatatttaaacatatttttctacTATTATTAAAACTACCTATTACTTTTAGATAAAGCATAATTCTATTCCttttaataaaactttaaatttctGTAGTCATTATTTGATATTATGTCTCTGTTTatttcttgttatttttctACACTTTAGCTGTATCTGTTTTGGAAATTTCTTTATGTAGCACTTGATGTGAGTGTGGTTTTGGTCTGTGGTTGTACAGTAAACTGGTAACTTACATGAACATGTATTTACTGCCCAAACCTGCAGCACAGGTTCTGTGGGCTCCAGTAGATTTGTTTCCGTTGTGgatcagctgatctgtgctgctgcttcactgaagtttactgctctttgtaaGTTGTTTAGCCTGCACATACTCAAACTGCCCTGTAGCCTATTTTTACAAACTTTGGACCAGCATTGGCTCCTgatcctgaaaaggataagcagaagaaaatggatggactgaTAGTTgttgagcagtccttaccttttaAATTAATCTCTCTATAAACTCTGCTTCTGTCCTCTCACAGGCTGTCTGCAAACTAGGTAGCAAGAGTGGGACAAATGCAATGTGAGGTCATTTC
The sequence above is drawn from the Archocentrus centrarchus isolate MPI-CPG fArcCen1 unplaced genomic scaffold, fArcCen1 scaffold_30_ctg1, whole genome shotgun sequence genome and encodes:
- the zcchc9 gene encoding zinc finger CCHC domain-containing protein 9; this translates as MTRWARANNIHKHKPASATPWSQLRAGRQAGGRGGSAGGKEDPLRRTQPSGSTVKKPNSKKKEYVNEDVNGFLEYLRQSGQQLPEGGGEGEQELREEVQMALKKDKRREDRRIKRQSDKKNKMLCFNCRKPSHGLADCPEADRDREMGRGICFRCGSTEHEIQKCRAKVDPALGDYPYAKCFTCGQTGHLSRSCPDNPKGLYAQGGCCHICGSVEHFQKDCPEHQTASNSVTVGWLSNNMSADHEEVHIPVKKAKPKLTKVVIF